One genomic region from Vibrio cyclitrophicus encodes:
- a CDS encoding DNA polymerase, giving the protein MDLLPGIEKHFAPEKPRKTSISVLPRNPSYTSGETTHINTQQGVIDFIDLTLQLPISHIGIDCKYSYSTAHVTLPNGYEKHDISAIHPTKLCLSLCTNDTTSIEQHTFIIDLVSDIYISPLQALFDLPVTFVSYDANKLVHCLWALELNEPFRIWDILIAEKARHLGLHQFEKCQEFDDLAAKIEAKDSFVMGRQDFYSLKATHSRYYLEFPLTEHTGTLCEEVAKLYLLQVQAAVMQGIHDHLLEVEMPWIVTNAAMERNGVLVSREQCMKVLNGTKARLAQWKFELEVYGLANPSSTDEKITFFNTLGLLHHFKEGNDYSFDREMLSANYDLHPAIKLLAKYSNMVSISKDVILERGIIGSDDRVHPVHKHLDTVTGRQATMAPNLLGLPAVLRPIVVAPEGYGIGEVDLAQIEVAITAAVYNDKDLIKKYNAGDLYTALAQEFYLDELPIEFQSCTPDIFKEHHSDKRNVMKECTLGLIYGITAYGLSKKLKVNEVKAQQLMDKFLNMFPTLGKSMDLAPQYGFIRGYVNTATGLQRLRPQDTERNRKEKNWMVNMPVQGTAAALFKITGNRLHQLYKRHNAKLIVALHDAFVFEAPTEELKEVASLTSQVMIQVIQERYPQLNIRTDINTLQPRCWNKDGNINTIEEWLNK; this is encoded by the coding sequence ATGGACTTACTTCCAGGAATTGAAAAGCACTTTGCCCCAGAAAAGCCAAGGAAGACATCTATCTCTGTGTTACCTAGAAACCCTAGCTATACCAGTGGGGAGACTACGCATATCAATACACAGCAGGGAGTGATTGACTTCATTGATCTAACGTTACAACTCCCTATCAGCCACATTGGTATTGATTGCAAATATAGTTACAGTACTGCTCATGTAACCTTACCCAATGGCTACGAAAAACATGATATTTCAGCGATTCATCCAACTAAGCTGTGCCTGTCACTTTGCACTAATGATACGACTTCTATAGAGCAGCATACATTCATCATTGACTTAGTATCAGATATTTACATCAGTCCACTACAAGCACTGTTTGACTTACCAGTAACCTTTGTTTCTTACGACGCTAACAAGCTGGTGCATTGCCTCTGGGCTTTAGAGCTTAATGAACCATTCCGTATCTGGGACATACTGATTGCAGAAAAGGCACGCCACCTCGGGCTGCATCAGTTCGAAAAATGCCAAGAGTTTGATGACCTAGCTGCCAAAATCGAGGCTAAAGATAGCTTTGTTATGGGCCGCCAGGATTTCTATAGTTTGAAAGCAACTCATTCCCGTTACTACCTAGAGTTCCCGTTGACTGAGCATACCGGAACGTTGTGCGAAGAAGTCGCTAAATTATACCTGTTACAAGTTCAGGCTGCTGTAATGCAGGGTATCCATGATCACCTGCTGGAAGTCGAAATGCCTTGGATTGTTACCAATGCAGCAATGGAACGAAATGGCGTCCTTGTGTCTCGTGAGCAATGCATGAAAGTTCTAAACGGGACAAAGGCTAGACTTGCTCAGTGGAAGTTCGAACTTGAAGTCTATGGCTTAGCAAACCCTAGCAGCACTGATGAGAAGATCACCTTCTTTAACACTCTGGGCTTGCTACATCACTTTAAAGAAGGCAACGACTATAGCTTCGACCGTGAAATGCTAAGTGCTAACTACGACTTACATCCCGCCATCAAGTTGTTAGCAAAATACTCGAATATGGTTTCAATTTCTAAAGATGTAATATTAGAGCGAGGAATAATTGGCTCTGATGACCGCGTTCATCCAGTACACAAGCACCTAGATACCGTAACAGGCCGACAAGCAACAATGGCCCCTAACCTCCTAGGGTTACCTGCAGTTCTTCGCCCCATCGTTGTTGCACCTGAGGGATATGGTATTGGTGAGGTTGATCTTGCCCAGATTGAGGTGGCGATAACGGCTGCTGTGTATAACGATAAAGACTTAATAAAGAAGTACAATGCAGGAGATTTATACACAGCATTAGCTCAAGAGTTCTATTTAGATGAGCTACCGATAGAGTTCCAATCCTGTACGCCTGATATATTCAAAGAACACCACAGCGATAAGCGTAACGTGATGAAAGAGTGTACTTTAGGGCTTATTTATGGAATCACAGCCTACGGCTTATCTAAAAAACTCAAAGTTAACGAGGTTAAAGCCCAGCAGTTAATGGATAAGTTTCTCAATATGTTTCCTACCCTTGGTAAGTCTATGGATTTAGCACCACAATATGGTTTTATTCGTGGCTATGTGAATACAGCAACGGGTCTACAACGATTACGTCCCCAAGATACTGAACGTAACCGCAAAGAAAAGAATTGGATGGTCAACATGCCAGTGCAAGGCACTGCTGCCGCCTTGTTTAAAATCACGGGTAATCGTCTACATCAATTATATAAGCGCCATAATGCTAAGTTGATTGTCGCATTACATGATGCTTTTGTGTTTGAAGCTCCAACAGAAGAATTAAAGGAAGTTGCGAGCCTGACGTCTCAGGTAATGATTCAGGTCATTCAGGAGCGCTACCCTCAACTAAACATCCGAACAGACATCAATACTTTACAACCTAGATGTTGGAACAAAGATGGAAATATAAACACCATTGAAGAGTGGTTGAACAAGTGA
- the ltrA gene encoding group II intron reverse transcriptase/maturase, with product MMISNEISASSDSAQWQSINWKAVEANVLKLQMRIAKATRDGKHGKAKALQWILTRSRSAKLLAVKRVSQNKGSKTPGIDGVVWNTDTRRMKAANQLSRKAYRAKPLKRIYIPKKNGKLRPLGIPCMIDRAQQALHLLALEPVSETLADPNSYGFRPNRSTADAVSQCFKCLALKRSAKWVLEGDIKACFDKIGHQWLMDNIAIDKRMLEQWLKSGFVDKGLFYDTDEGTPQGGIISPTLMLMTLSGLEQRIKSTALKKGARANFIGYADDFVVTCASKEVLENDIKPLIADFLAVRGLTLSEEKTYITHINDGFDFLGFNHRKYKGKLLIKPSKANTLKFLSNLRGLIKKHVTLPVNDLIKLINPKLRGWSNYYRHCVAKQVFSYVGHKLFHALWHWAKRRHPTKSRTWIALKYFINRKGQWQFHGWQKIKDMDCQFNLFQIATVPIERHVKIRSAATPFDPQYQEYLGKRKHKRLARNSWIEPVLTAL from the coding sequence ATGATGATTTCGAATGAGATTAGTGCATCTTCTGACAGTGCACAGTGGCAATCCATTAACTGGAAGGCCGTAGAGGCAAACGTCTTAAAGCTTCAAATGCGTATCGCAAAAGCAACTAGAGACGGTAAGCACGGCAAAGCAAAAGCATTGCAGTGGATACTGACTCGCTCTCGCTCAGCAAAACTTCTTGCTGTTAAGCGAGTCTCTCAAAATAAAGGCAGTAAAACGCCTGGAATAGACGGCGTTGTCTGGAACACAGACACGCGTCGTATGAAAGCGGCAAATCAACTGAGTCGGAAAGCTTATCGAGCAAAACCACTCAAGCGTATCTACATCCCCAAAAAGAACGGTAAACTCAGGCCACTGGGTATTCCATGCATGATTGACAGAGCCCAACAAGCTCTTCATCTTCTAGCATTAGAACCTGTGTCCGAAACGCTTGCCGACCCTAATAGTTATGGTTTCAGACCAAATCGAAGCACGGCTGACGCTGTCAGTCAGTGTTTCAAATGTTTGGCTCTAAAGCGATCAGCTAAATGGGTTCTTGAAGGAGATATCAAAGCTTGCTTCGATAAAATCGGGCATCAGTGGCTGATGGATAACATCGCCATCGATAAACGGATGCTGGAGCAATGGCTAAAGTCTGGCTTTGTAGACAAAGGGCTGTTTTACGACACCGACGAAGGCACGCCTCAAGGCGGGATTATATCCCCCACCTTGATGTTGATGACGTTATCGGGTCTCGAACAGCGCATTAAGTCTACCGCGCTTAAGAAAGGTGCAAGAGCTAACTTTATTGGATATGCCGACGATTTCGTCGTCACCTGCGCTTCAAAGGAAGTGTTGGAGAACGATATCAAACCATTGATTGCTGACTTTTTAGCGGTACGAGGCTTAACGTTATCCGAAGAGAAAACGTACATTACTCACATCAACGACGGTTTTGACTTCCTTGGGTTCAACCATAGGAAGTACAAAGGAAAACTGCTCATCAAACCGAGCAAGGCCAACACGTTGAAGTTCCTAAGTAACTTGCGCGGACTCATCAAAAAGCACGTTACCCTACCGGTGAACGACCTTATCAAACTGATTAACCCAAAGCTTAGAGGGTGGTCGAACTATTATCGCCACTGCGTAGCTAAACAGGTATTCAGTTATGTCGGTCACAAACTATTTCATGCGTTATGGCATTGGGCTAAAAGGCGACATCCAACAAAATCTAGAACTTGGATCGCCTTGAAATACTTCATCAACCGAAAAGGCCAATGGCAGTTTCACGGTTGGCAGAAGATAAAGGATATGGATTGCCAGTTTAATCTTTTCCAGATAGCTACAGTGCCGATAGAAAGACATGTGAAGATCCGAAGCGCAGCGACACCTTTCGACCCTCAATACCAAGAATACTTGGGAAAGAGGAAACACAAAAGGCTAGCTCGTAATTCTTGGATTGAACCTGTTCTCACTGCTTTATAA
- a CDS encoding helix-turn-helix domain-containing protein translates to MKSKVVGKVSIFTLIAEAVKDLRIYGTDFVLGMGLTKRVKTKTKQAEYAKILGVKNAFYSRLESGSSAFNIAQLHTLCEAKGLSLGELFAYVDHMKKDLIGAGCQVVTEALPIEQDAVRKDNWIEEKATALNNKWTREQKSLKQYKDLTDQQIAAKRQEHVLHARLLFADKFGHVEDVELQRGHWDEAFAEDRAKE, encoded by the coding sequence ATGAAATCAAAGGTCGTGGGAAAAGTAAGTATCTTCACGCTGATTGCGGAAGCTGTGAAAGATTTAAGGATTTATGGCACTGATTTTGTGTTGGGCATGGGCCTAACGAAAAGAGTTAAAACTAAAACCAAACAAGCGGAATATGCGAAGATACTTGGCGTGAAAAATGCGTTTTACTCTCGTCTGGAAAGTGGTAGTTCAGCATTTAACATCGCGCAACTTCATACCTTGTGTGAAGCCAAGGGGCTTTCATTAGGGGAGCTTTTTGCCTATGTAGACCACATGAAGAAAGATCTAATAGGTGCGGGGTGTCAAGTCGTGACGGAAGCATTGCCAATTGAACAAGATGCAGTGCGTAAAGACAACTGGATTGAGGAAAAGGCAACGGCTCTGAATAACAAGTGGACACGTGAACAAAAGAGCTTAAAGCAATATAAAGACCTAACAGATCAACAAATCGCAGCTAAAAGGCAAGAGCATGTGTTACATGCCAGGCTTTTGTTTGCTGACAAGTTTGGTCATGTAGAGGATGTTGAGTTACAGAGGGGACATTGGGACGAAGCATTCGCTGAAGATAGAGCGAAAGAGTAG
- a CDS encoding KAP family NTPase: MGNVRQYQSEKPEKVDSFVGKGHFTVAKAISNVILNDSSQHIIGVEGSLGAGKSTVIEMVRETIEAHNCHMVTFDADRYHSNLKPALIKTIETELSIMVGSNSTSKRKLTQAVEVALGKRLQYTKDTNSHISLLAISFMFSLGVSAFQVKPAITYILSELGRINSDKSVGEVSSSIGAPDSLAGIVSILLTLSPAIAYGILKLLKSDVSLGDLVKRNSKDTISETIDITRDVGAMELKEAFDTFTALIPENETLILVIDNIDRVTPDIARELWSDIEILASFGNPKFRVLLPYSEEHLAKALDGEDLNAGKEYISKRIPIPFTAPPIVSTGWRDQFEIYWNETLPDMTGCEGVKELIDVWRSKITPRYLKSLINRIATKVDSCPELNSDLDGISCAVYLMGHKDNGISLEELVSKPNISDRKYYDEVTSSHRILLKYVGREELWAKRLAALHFQTTFDIAESELISEPIRSAFSAHDTKRLVELEPLLGFNLFVNKQIEQSDPTDLIKIAAKLANENSGLALLEKILPSINHEIVTNLHNKDEFDGELVDSYLTLQKANVGIEYFAIKALQNTWESSIEHLFSQLPPLLDKSKQTDFLSSEQELVSHIEQCYSYFEVTGNTPGFIDNLTPEFFVLALYSAKKKLTKWNMEELLSDMDSSSVVKLACRRHMALNDDYSLLDMIRPTLKIGKLSKLTRQDFISGLDITTQDIDICMSLAPFTDEWHDPSSEPFALKLINYYGKNTRENSWENETDQAQYLALTAAAIIKSYSTLTTNITVQVGPQSNQRQNQQVVVWLAKELSAIPSFTTYLTDYLVFCSVKNLMAWSQHSSMTEHLITNLGELLDKKRIHELNIAEFVNGGYVFLKENLNHPPTKQIIHWLDDWSSYSKKTESWDDVLVNDILEFRPDGFIEKLYKHFEDGLSDSDWLERSIRSPSTVATLVLQDMVKQKYVLKNQDPTYSCLKGVMECDDNFDIEFIRLLSNFISGHKKSGLARLLSSSLLKSTTPKDWQYRAITYFGERFTLPKLLDANITKEAVDLLHHALSDNKKVVIDWLLGQSFGSDGWNLQNQNEASLLELKNAFYENQHYEESQLFKKLGALINDSDSSLQPVS, from the coding sequence ATGGGTAATGTTCGTCAATATCAAAGTGAGAAGCCAGAAAAGGTTGATTCATTTGTAGGTAAAGGTCATTTTACCGTTGCTAAGGCAATTTCTAACGTCATATTGAACGATTCTTCACAACACATTATCGGCGTGGAAGGAAGCCTAGGCGCAGGTAAATCGACCGTAATCGAAATGGTCAGAGAAACCATTGAAGCTCACAATTGTCACATGGTGACATTTGATGCCGATCGTTATCACTCAAATTTAAAACCAGCTTTAATTAAAACCATTGAGACCGAACTCTCCATTATGGTCGGTAGTAACAGTACAAGTAAGCGTAAATTGACACAGGCTGTCGAGGTCGCCCTTGGAAAACGGTTGCAATACACTAAGGATACCAACAGTCATATTTCGTTGCTTGCTATATCTTTCATGTTCTCTCTTGGTGTGTCGGCGTTCCAAGTAAAACCAGCTATAACCTATATTCTTTCTGAATTGGGCAGGATTAATTCGGATAAGTCAGTGGGCGAAGTCTCATCATCAATTGGGGCCCCTGATTCATTAGCTGGGATCGTGTCTATTCTACTCACTTTAAGCCCTGCAATCGCTTACGGAATTTTAAAACTCTTGAAAAGCGATGTTTCTTTAGGTGATCTTGTAAAACGTAATAGCAAAGATACCATTAGTGAAACAATCGACATTACTCGAGACGTTGGAGCAATGGAACTTAAAGAGGCATTCGACACTTTCACTGCACTTATTCCGGAAAATGAAACTCTGATTTTAGTCATTGATAACATTGATCGAGTCACACCTGATATTGCCCGAGAATTATGGAGTGATATCGAAATTCTAGCGTCTTTCGGGAATCCTAAGTTTCGAGTGCTCTTACCTTATTCAGAAGAGCACTTAGCAAAAGCATTAGATGGTGAAGATTTAAATGCCGGAAAGGAGTATATTTCTAAGCGAATCCCCATCCCATTTACAGCCCCCCCAATTGTGTCGACGGGCTGGCGTGATCAGTTTGAGATATATTGGAACGAAACCCTGCCTGATATGACCGGCTGCGAAGGTGTTAAAGAGCTTATTGATGTATGGCGTAGTAAGATAACACCACGATATCTCAAGAGCCTTATAAACCGTATCGCGACAAAGGTGGATTCATGTCCAGAACTTAACTCTGATCTTGATGGCATATCATGTGCTGTTTACTTAATGGGTCACAAAGATAACGGTATAAGTTTAGAGGAACTGGTAAGCAAACCTAACATTAGTGACCGTAAATATTATGATGAAGTCACTTCGAGTCATAGGATTTTACTTAAGTATGTCGGTCGTGAAGAACTTTGGGCTAAACGTCTAGCCGCCTTACACTTCCAAACAACATTTGATATTGCTGAAAGTGAGTTGATCTCCGAGCCAATCAGATCTGCATTTTCTGCGCATGATACAAAGCGTTTAGTTGAATTGGAACCACTGCTCGGGTTTAATCTATTTGTGAATAAACAAATAGAACAATCTGATCCTACCGACCTAATTAAGATTGCAGCGAAACTGGCAAATGAAAATAGTGGTTTAGCTCTATTGGAGAAGATTCTTCCGTCAATTAACCATGAGATAGTAACGAACCTACATAACAAGGATGAGTTTGATGGGGAGCTGGTTGATAGTTATCTGACTCTTCAAAAAGCGAATGTAGGCATCGAGTATTTCGCTATTAAAGCGTTACAAAATACTTGGGAGTCCTCGATAGAGCATTTGTTTTCTCAGTTGCCTCCTCTACTAGATAAATCTAAGCAGACCGACTTCTTATCTTCAGAGCAAGAGTTGGTTTCTCACATTGAACAATGCTATTCGTATTTTGAAGTTACTGGCAACACGCCAGGATTTATCGATAACCTAACGCCTGAATTCTTTGTTCTAGCATTGTATTCGGCTAAAAAGAAGCTCACGAAATGGAATATGGAGGAGCTATTATCCGATATGGATTCTTCATCTGTTGTGAAATTAGCCTGCCGTCGTCACATGGCACTAAACGATGATTATTCGCTTTTGGATATGATAAGACCAACCCTAAAGATTGGTAAGTTAAGCAAGTTAACGAGACAAGATTTCATCTCCGGATTAGACATTACCACTCAAGATATTGATATTTGCATGAGCTTAGCCCCTTTTACAGATGAATGGCATGATCCAAGTTCAGAACCTTTTGCCTTGAAGCTTATTAATTATTATGGAAAAAACACTCGGGAAAATAGTTGGGAAAACGAAACTGACCAAGCACAATATCTGGCCCTTACCGCAGCAGCTATCATTAAAAGTTATAGTACGCTGACGACTAATATCACTGTTCAAGTCGGGCCACAATCGAACCAGCGTCAAAATCAGCAAGTGGTCGTTTGGCTAGCTAAAGAACTAAGTGCAATCCCTAGCTTCACCACATACTTAACCGATTATCTCGTATTTTGTTCAGTTAAAAATCTGATGGCCTGGAGTCAACACAGTTCAATGACAGAACACCTTATAACTAATCTAGGTGAACTACTCGATAAAAAGCGTATTCACGAACTCAACATTGCTGAATTCGTAAATGGAGGTTATGTATTCCTAAAAGAGAACCTTAATCATCCACCTACGAAGCAAATAATACATTGGTTGGATGACTGGAGCAGTTATTCAAAAAAAACCGAAAGTTGGGACGATGTGTTAGTCAATGACATTTTGGAATTCAGACCTGATGGGTTTATCGAAAAACTCTATAAACATTTTGAAGACGGATTAAGTGATTCTGATTGGTTGGAGAGAAGTATTCGATCGCCTAGTACCGTTGCGACGCTTGTACTACAAGATATGGTGAAACAAAAATATGTTTTGAAAAATCAGGACCCGACATATTCCTGTTTAAAAGGCGTAATGGAATGTGACGATAACTTTGATATAGAATTCATCAGACTATTGTCTAACTTTATCAGCGGTCATAAAAAGTCCGGTCTAGCACGCTTACTTAGTTCTAGTTTACTTAAGTCAACCACGCCAAAGGATTGGCAATACAGAGCCATTACTTATTTCGGTGAACGGTTCACCTTACCAAAATTACTAGATGCTAATATAACGAAAGAAGCTGTAGACCTACTTCACCATGCATTATCAGACAACAAAAAAGTGGTTATTGATTGGTTGCTGGGTCAGTCGTTCGGCTCTGACGGCTGGAATTTGCAGAACCAAAATGAAGCATCCTTACTTGAATTAAAGAATGCCTTTTATGAGAACCAACATTATGAGGAAAGTCAGCTCTTTAAAAAGTTGGGAGCATTAATAAATGATAGCGACAGTTCACTACAACCTGTGAGCTAA
- a CDS encoding restriction endonuclease, translating into MARRKDGIIWHLMDAPWWLSVLLAGVIYLGLSYLLPSLAASSDNFIFNAMAPNLPLMAPYFTFLFLLPAPIAFFKQYKRKQSYLTTSSQIKVRKNTSPLNDLSWIEFESYIGEYFKFQGYEVKQSFSQKPDGGVDIWLTKEGELSLVQCKHWKARKVGVQVLREMYGVMIANNASKMIIVTSGDFTSEAIAFAVDKRLWLVNGSELVHMVADGRSFLNKPVIPEPERVSAVEDRVCPSCQSKLVMRVAKRGVNSGKSFYGCSTYPKCRYTCDY; encoded by the coding sequence ATGGCACGACGTAAAGATGGAATTATATGGCACTTAATGGACGCTCCATGGTGGCTTAGTGTGTTGCTCGCTGGTGTTATATACCTAGGGCTCTCATATCTATTACCTAGCTTAGCGGCTAGCAGTGATAATTTTATCTTTAACGCTATGGCTCCCAATCTTCCTTTGATGGCCCCCTATTTTACCTTTCTATTTTTACTCCCTGCGCCGATAGCATTCTTTAAACAGTACAAAAGAAAGCAAAGTTATCTAACGACAAGTTCCCAAATTAAAGTTCGCAAGAACACTTCACCGTTGAATGACTTAAGTTGGATTGAGTTTGAAAGCTACATCGGTGAATACTTTAAATTTCAAGGTTATGAGGTCAAACAGTCTTTCTCTCAGAAGCCTGATGGCGGCGTTGATATTTGGCTGACGAAAGAGGGGGAGTTAAGTCTTGTTCAATGTAAGCACTGGAAGGCGCGTAAAGTAGGCGTACAAGTTCTAAGAGAAATGTACGGTGTCATGATCGCTAATAATGCCAGTAAGATGATTATTGTTACGTCAGGCGATTTCACTTCAGAAGCGATTGCCTTTGCTGTTGATAAGCGCTTGTGGTTGGTTAATGGCAGTGAACTGGTTCACATGGTGGCAGATGGACGCAGCTTTCTGAATAAACCAGTAATACCTGAACCTGAAAGAGTGTCGGCTGTTGAAGATAGAGTTTGCCCTAGTTGCCAATCTAAGCTTGTGATGCGTGTTGCTAAAAGGGGAGTTAATTCGGGTAAGAGTTTTTATGGCTGCTCGACTTATCCGAAGTGTCGCTACACCTGTGATTATTAA
- a CDS encoding helix-turn-helix transcriptional regulator, with protein MTGDNQLIDEAEGLVNFRLKESAEVILQHCLEHQNVVVNWQVGVGKSYNMDQVIEAAIRQGHYDLVIVMAPTRKIIDERKFIVNPPNDIEVINIRPRPANLCGEERNKIWQSYEARNLSHLGKRHCCDLCPKRSECFWPSQYGKDLQGKQVVFATQTHLERNPYFITHVKQQSNASKVLVIFDEANVSLANYSRTITVSSIRQLMEATSKSDVSSKRKSVISHYLSCLLDAPSEDLQDANAWHFPRLDANDMTKSLTIGDEIFGDSFHNIIYDLQAFGYSSAESREKLPNGDIRFPASPFTSTSDVLLYSGTTHLSILKMRLGIDFYSPYDNYEFKGEGTTWLNLASATGASSNFIKNSPQILDVFTQLTIQRIREGKRVLLVSKKDHVGYCVKAMNQMLVEQGVNDIRVVHGEHYVENPDITVVPIIHYGVIGINQFEGFDCCYCLNSYYVPEDVLSDSIQDLRADSERIDVAITYSKKPRRRYGVVADDKHRFTDVAEAVNPMLQTLEMGCVVQAVGRVRPFTKTREVITYQSNDPLGTTYDIEFSNLAELREHFGLATKRTRSSNSTADNVMALSAKNLKQAEIAKQLGISVRTVRRYQSKAAV; from the coding sequence ATGACTGGCGACAACCAACTGATTGACGAGGCAGAGGGCCTCGTTAACTTCAGACTTAAAGAAAGTGCTGAGGTTATTCTTCAGCACTGCCTAGAGCACCAGAACGTTGTCGTTAACTGGCAAGTCGGCGTCGGTAAGTCCTATAACATGGATCAAGTGATCGAAGCGGCCATTCGACAAGGACACTACGATCTTGTGATTGTCATGGCTCCTACCCGTAAGATCATCGATGAGCGTAAGTTCATCGTAAACCCTCCTAATGACATTGAAGTTATCAATATCCGCCCGCGTCCAGCCAACCTGTGCGGCGAAGAACGCAACAAAATATGGCAATCTTATGAAGCAAGGAATTTAAGTCACCTTGGAAAACGTCACTGCTGTGATTTGTGTCCTAAGCGCTCAGAGTGCTTCTGGCCTAGCCAATATGGGAAAGACCTGCAAGGTAAGCAGGTAGTGTTTGCAACCCAAACGCACCTTGAGCGCAACCCGTACTTCATTACTCATGTAAAACAGCAATCTAACGCTAGTAAAGTGCTGGTCATATTTGATGAAGCCAATGTCAGCCTAGCTAACTATAGCCGTACTATTACCGTAAGCTCTATTCGTCAGCTCATGGAAGCTACGAGTAAATCAGATGTATCAAGCAAGCGTAAATCAGTTATTAGTCACTATTTAAGCTGTCTACTAGATGCACCTAGTGAAGATTTACAAGATGCAAATGCTTGGCATTTTCCACGCTTAGATGCCAATGATATGACGAAGAGCTTAACCATTGGCGATGAAATCTTTGGCGATTCATTCCACAACATCATTTACGACTTACAAGCTTTTGGCTATTCCAGTGCTGAATCTCGCGAGAAATTACCGAACGGTGATATACGCTTTCCCGCATCTCCTTTTACCTCTACAAGTGATGTACTGCTCTACAGTGGTACCACCCACCTATCCATTTTGAAGATGCGGTTAGGTATTGATTTCTACTCACCTTACGACAATTACGAGTTTAAAGGTGAAGGGACGACTTGGTTGAATCTTGCTTCCGCTACGGGTGCTAGTTCTAATTTTATAAAAAATTCACCCCAGATCTTAGACGTATTCACGCAGCTAACAATACAACGCATACGTGAAGGTAAACGAGTTCTGCTCGTCTCTAAAAAGGATCACGTTGGCTACTGCGTGAAGGCTATGAACCAGATGTTAGTAGAACAAGGTGTAAACGATATCCGTGTAGTTCACGGTGAGCATTACGTCGAGAATCCCGATATAACAGTAGTACCTATCATCCACTATGGCGTGATTGGTATTAACCAGTTTGAAGGATTCGACTGTTGTTACTGCCTTAACAGCTACTACGTACCCGAAGATGTCTTGAGCGACTCGATACAGGATCTGAGAGCTGACAGTGAGCGCATCGACGTGGCAATTACATACTCGAAAAAGCCCCGTCGTCGCTATGGCGTCGTTGCTGATGACAAGCATCGATTTACTGATGTAGCCGAGGCAGTGAACCCGATGCTGCAAACTCTAGAAATGGGCTGTGTCGTTCAAGCTGTGGGACGTGTACGTCCATTCACTAAAACTCGTGAGGTCATAACGTATCAGAGTAATGACCCACTAGGTACGACATATGACATAGAGTTCTCTAACTTAGCTGAACTGCGCGAGCACTTCGGGCTTGCCACTAAGCGCACACGTAGCAGCAATTCTACGGCTGATAATGTTATGGCTCTGAGCGCTAAAAACCTAAAACAAGCTGAAATAGCAAAGCAGCTGGGTATCAGCGTGCGTACTGTCCGCCGCTATCAATCGAAAGCTGCCGTCTAA